Proteins encoded in a region of the Mucispirillum schaedleri ASF457 genome:
- a CDS encoding WD40 repeat domain-containing protein produces the protein MNLLVLRMFLKNILKITSSAILFLILCSNSFSASRILSGEFLSLAASLNILADVNKNKQIIQVNLRNCQQLMSFSVDKSIRQMIISEYISSYAVAGGSSLYVYNMQDGRLVQSFDDFLRSVYLISQSDMGQFVAASDGITVGLYQFKKEGLVKQYVKEFTGGVAAIYPDIESNLLYVVEKNGRLSVWTFSGKLQKNITLSNHVTSMIFDEKTGKFLAASNTGLYSISKDDFAMEKILNGKIISVFVENFSSRLEVMTDIGFTVYDYPAMRPVIALDGVNGGIIKSDGANFAAFSGFNFIKIYDLKQNIHIGTIAVDSLGVVNFYPPDAVYGTNISASFIAAAAGSTMEKQEYNRDKICAPIAAMVAGVYSPERMDIGKVQIDKVDEIYNVPAPKVNEPAQVKSPQISFKDGILTVPEIKAVGQVADVKIDDKITPAKEMSEISSPAAPKVKDIEELMAAKIPNWVANRKNLPKNNAVGSGNNEQEALLAAKSQLKNSIVRQALSDLVHEKEISAVDNIEAKKRILWQSAAKAVNSLDSKIFTVDTWLSPAGQHFIHLVMDNKTLHEKGTEYLNKEIIKYYSADFENYMQEKPVSLE, from the coding sequence ATGAATTTACTGGTTTTAAGAATGTTTTTGAAAAATATATTAAAAATAACAAGTAGTGCAATACTTTTTTTAATATTATGCAGCAATTCATTTTCAGCAAGCCGAATATTAAGCGGTGAATTTTTATCACTTGCTGCTTCACTAAATATTCTTGCAGATGTAAATAAGAATAAACAAATTATTCAGGTTAATCTACGAAACTGTCAGCAGCTAATGAGTTTTTCTGTAGATAAAAGCATAAGGCAGATGATAATTTCTGAATATATTTCTTCCTATGCAGTTGCAGGGGGCAGCAGTTTATATGTATATAATATGCAGGATGGCAGGCTTGTTCAGTCTTTTGATGATTTTTTAAGAAGTGTATATCTTATATCTCAGTCAGATATGGGGCAGTTTGTTGCAGCCAGTGATGGTATTACAGTTGGTCTTTATCAGTTTAAAAAAGAAGGGCTTGTAAAACAGTATGTAAAAGAATTTACAGGCGGTGTTGCAGCAATTTATCCAGATATAGAATCAAATCTTTTATATGTTGTAGAAAAAAACGGCAGGCTTTCTGTATGGACATTTTCAGGCAAACTGCAAAAAAATATTACTCTTTCAAACCATGTAACATCTATGATATTTGATGAAAAAACAGGTAAATTTTTAGCAGCATCTAATACTGGATTATACAGTATATCAAAAGATGATTTTGCTATGGAGAAAATATTAAATGGTAAAATTATATCTGTTTTTGTAGAAAATTTTTCAAGCAGGCTGGAAGTAATGACAGATATTGGTTTTACTGTTTATGATTATCCAGCTATGCGTCCTGTTATTGCTCTTGATGGGGTAAATGGTGGTATAATAAAGAGCGATGGTGCAAATTTTGCAGCTTTCAGCGGTTTCAATTTTATAAAAATATATGATTTAAAGCAGAATATTCATATTGGCACAATAGCGGTGGATAGTCTTGGTGTAGTTAATTTTTATCCGCCTGATGCTGTTTATGGCACAAATATTTCAGCATCATTTATTGCTGCAGCTGCAGGCTCCACTATGGAAAAGCAGGAATATAACAGAGATAAAATATGTGCTCCCATTGCTGCAATGGTTGCAGGGGTATACAGCCCAGAACGCATGGATATTGGAAAAGTTCAGATAGATAAAGTTGATGAAATATATAATGTGCCTGCTCCAAAAGTTAATGAGCCTGCACAAGTAAAAAGTCCACAGATTTCTTTTAAAGATGGCATTCTCACCGTTCCTGAAATAAAAGCAGTGGGGCAGGTGGCAGATGTTAAGATAGATGATAAAATCACACCAGCAAAAGAGATGAGTGAAATATCGTCACCAGCTGCACCAAAAGTAAAAGATATTGAAGAATTAATGGCGGCTAAAATTCCTAACTGGGTAGCTAACAGGAAAAATCTTCCTAAAAATAATGCAGTAGGCAGTGGCAATAATGAGCAGGAAGCATTGCTTGCAGCAAAATCTCAGCTTAAAAATAGTATAGTAAGGCAGGCTTTAAGTGATTTAGTCCACGAAAAAGAAATATCTGCTGTTGATAATATTGAAGCTAAAAAACGGATACTTTGGCAGTCAGCAGCAAAAGCAGTTAATAGTTTAGACAGTAAAATTTTTACAGTTGATACATGGTTATCTCCAGCAGGACAGCATTTTATACATTTGGTTATGGATAATAAAACACTCCATGAAAAAGGCACAGAGTATTTAAATAAAGAAATAATAAAGTATTATTCTGCTGATTTTGAAAACTATATGCAGGAAAAACCCGTTAGTCTAGAGTAA
- a CDS encoding YqiA/YcfP family alpha/beta fold hydrolase — MKYYYFHGYGSSPSACKAEAMREILGAENISAPDFNVSAEEVSDLFDKLIDEIKNSNDEVCIAGSSLGGLFALYVATKAGCKAILLNPALMPMVIVPKVTEKVPVSTVIIAQKLSLYAYEYYNKDNISVWVTDDPLINHNALTKPYFYKGVKEYIEFDTDTASGHEFTGFKNVFEKYIKNNK, encoded by the coding sequence ATGAAATATTATTATTTTCATGGATATGGCAGCTCACCAAGTGCATGCAAAGCAGAAGCAATGCGTGAAATTTTGGGAGCAGAAAATATATCCGCACCAGATTTTAATGTATCAGCAGAGGAAGTATCTGATTTATTTGATAAATTGATAGATGAAATAAAAAATAGTAATGACGAAGTATGTATTGCAGGCAGTTCTCTTGGCGGCTTATTTGCTCTTTATGTTGCTACAAAAGCAGGCTGTAAAGCAATACTTTTAAACCCTGCTTTAATGCCAATGGTTATTGTGCCAAAAGTTACAGAGAAAGTGCCAGTTTCTACTGTTATTATTGCACAGAAACTTTCTTTATATGCTTATGAATATTATAATAAAGATAATATTTCTGTATGGGTAACAGATGACCCGCTTATAAATCATAATGCTTTAACAAAACCTTATTTTTACAAAGGTGTAAAAGAATATATTGAGTTTGATACAGATACCGCATCAGGTCATGAATTTACTGGTTTTAAGAATGTTTTTGAAAAATATATTAAAAATAACAAGTAG
- a CDS encoding M20 family metallo-hydrolase, with amino-acid sequence MNTVWILDVIDKISQIGMTLNGITRHAFSQSDMQARAYLKKLIDDIGLEYREDTFGNMFALYKPAGAVGQVIGTGSHIDTVPNGGKYDGVLGVVSSLASIKTIKEKNIPICHPLELIVFQAEESSSFGHATMGSKIMAGKLDNFVQWEQSVDNNGITLVEAMKKAGYNFYDIHKSVVEKDKYKAFVELHIDQSEKMKYENKPVAVVDGIAAPLRVKVIIHGEAAHSGSTAMRYRKDALVIASELVLAVRNLSLAYDERNAIATVGKLDIFPSAMNVVPGTAIMYIDIRGINSKTIDEFFGLIRAESSKIALRYKVSCEIELMSSEKPCMLNNYVSDIIEKSCHELNIPYMHTISGAGHDTMNMAEITECGMIFVKNDSGVSHHQNEEILKEDIEQGASLLYQTLKTLAK; translated from the coding sequence ATGAATACAGTATGGATTTTAGATGTAATAGATAAAATAAGCCAGATAGGTATGACATTAAATGGCATTACAAGGCATGCTTTTTCACAAAGTGATATGCAGGCAAGAGCTTATCTTAAAAAGCTGATAGATGATATAGGATTAGAGTATAGAGAAGATACTTTTGGCAATATGTTTGCATTATATAAGCCTGCTGGAGCAGTGGGGCAGGTAATCGGCACAGGTTCACATATTGATACTGTTCCAAACGGTGGTAAATATGATGGTGTTTTAGGTGTTGTTTCAAGTTTAGCATCTATTAAAACAATAAAAGAAAAAAATATTCCAATATGCCATCCGTTAGAATTAATTGTTTTTCAGGCAGAAGAATCAAGCAGTTTTGGTCATGCTACTATGGGAAGCAAAATTATGGCAGGAAAGCTGGATAATTTTGTGCAGTGGGAGCAAAGTGTTGATAATAATGGCATAACCCTTGTAGAAGCTATGAAAAAAGCAGGCTATAATTTTTATGATATTCATAAAAGTGTTGTAGAAAAGGATAAGTATAAAGCATTTGTTGAGCTGCATATAGACCAAAGTGAAAAAATGAAATATGAAAATAAGCCTGTAGCTGTGGTAGATGGTATTGCTGCTCCATTAAGAGTTAAAGTGATTATTCATGGGGAAGCAGCTCATTCTGGCTCTACTGCTATGCGGTATAGGAAAGATGCTCTTGTTATAGCCAGTGAACTTGTGCTTGCTGTTCGTAACTTATCACTTGCTTATGATGAAAGAAATGCTATTGCAACTGTTGGAAAGCTTGATATTTTTCCTTCTGCTATGAATGTAGTGCCAGGCACAGCAATTATGTATATTGATATAAGGGGTATAAACAGTAAAACAATAGATGAATTTTTTGGTTTAATAAGAGCAGAATCTTCAAAAATTGCTCTTAGATATAAGGTATCATGTGAAATAGAGTTAATGTCTTCAGAGAAACCTTGTATGTTAAATAATTATGTTTCTGATATTATAGAAAAATCATGTCATGAGTTAAATATTCCTTATATGCATACAATCAGTGGTGCTGGTCATGATACAATGAATATGGCAGAAATTACTGAGTGTGGTATGATATTTGTAAAAAATGACAGTGGTGTAAGCCACCACCAGAATGAAGAGATATTAAAAGAAGATATAGAGCAGGGTGCCAGCCTTTTATATCAAACATTAAAAACTTTAGCAAAGTAG
- the larB gene encoding nickel pincer cofactor biosynthesis protein LarB produces MNNKGYEDIGFAKIDHDRQKRQGYPEVIFGAGKTCEHAAAIFKRIKENGNAAVCTRASKEMAEAIISLVPEAEYIEIAKIVIYNDIKKGLEGQVCIATGGTSDIPVAEEAAVILEAFGSKVIRLYDVGVAGIHRLMDNMDILRSSNCIIAVAGMEGALPSVIAGLVSIPVIAVPTSVGYGANLGGIAALLGMLNSCASGVSVVNIDNGFGAANQAHLINMLAVKGSGSR; encoded by the coding sequence ATGAATAATAAAGGTTATGAAGATATAGGCTTTGCTAAAATTGACCATGACAGGCAGAAAAGGCAGGGTTATCCAGAAGTTATATTTGGTGCTGGCAAAACATGTGAGCATGCAGCAGCTATATTTAAGAGAATTAAAGAAAATGGTAATGCAGCAGTATGTACCCGTGCATCAAAAGAAATGGCAGAAGCCATTATTTCTCTTGTGCCAGAAGCAGAATATATTGAAATAGCAAAAATCGTTATCTATAATGATATAAAAAAAGGGCTTGAAGGGCAGGTATGTATTGCAACTGGTGGCACATCAGATATTCCTGTTGCTGAAGAAGCGGCAGTTATTTTAGAAGCATTTGGAAGTAAAGTTATAAGGCTTTATGATGTAGGTGTTGCAGGTATTCACAGGCTTATGGATAATATGGATATTCTTAGAAGCTCAAACTGTATTATTGCTGTTGCAGGTATGGAAGGAGCTTTGCCATCTGTAATTGCAGGGCTTGTTTCTATTCCTGTTATAGCTGTGCCTACATCTGTTGGATATGGGGCAAATCTTGGCGGCATTGCCGCACTGCTTGGTATGCTTAACTCATGTGCATCAGGAGTGAGTGTAGTAAACATAGATAATGGTTTTGGGGCAGCAAATCAGGCACATTTAATAAATATGCTGGCAGTAAAAGGAAGTGGCAGCCGATGA
- a CDS encoding IS30 family transposase, which produces MEFLNSDLSVRKEYSAYYSLNIRQGLMSKTGRKLQYNIEYGLLDYIQSKLDEKYSPDVISGELRHQCISTISTQTIYNYISLGLLESIEYRKYTKQCKSNPRTAYNNTRGRSIDERPFELKERLYGNWEMDTVVGKQGSKSALLVLTERVSRFEIIIKLRNKTQKSIIAALDKLERKYKDKFSLIFKSITVDNGVEFLDMAGLEKSVYDKVSKRTTIYYAHPYCSWERGSNENNNKLIRKFIKKKTDIKNFSAAYIKKIQDWMNNYPRKLFNYKSANDIFYENLNNCLKCCNRF; this is translated from the coding sequence GTGGAATTTCTCAACAGTGACTTGAGTGTAAGGAAAGAATATAGTGCATACTATTCTCTAAATATAAGGCAAGGTTTAATGAGTAAAACAGGTAGGAAATTACAATATAACATTGAATATGGCTTATTAGACTATATACAGAGTAAGTTAGATGAGAAGTATTCCCCAGATGTTATATCTGGAGAGTTAAGGCATCAGTGTATATCAACAATAAGTACCCAAACAATATATAACTATATATCATTAGGACTATTAGAAAGTATAGAATATAGAAAATATACTAAACAATGTAAAAGTAATCCACGAACAGCCTATAATAATACACGCGGCAGAAGTATAGACGAACGACCATTTGAACTGAAAGAGCGACTATATGGCAATTGGGAGATGGATACAGTGGTGGGCAAACAAGGCAGTAAATCAGCCTTACTGGTGCTTACAGAACGAGTATCACGGTTTGAAATAATAATCAAATTAAGAAATAAAACACAGAAAAGTATAATAGCAGCATTAGATAAGTTAGAAAGAAAGTATAAAGATAAATTCAGCTTAATATTTAAGAGCATAACAGTAGATAATGGTGTAGAATTTTTAGATATGGCAGGTTTAGAAAAATCAGTGTATGATAAAGTATCTAAACGAACAACTATTTATTATGCTCACCCTTATTGCTCTTGGGAGAGGGGAAGTAATGAGAATAATAATAAACTTATAAGGAAATTTATTAAAAAGAAAACTGATATTAAAAACTTTTCAGCTGCTTATATTAAAAAAATACAAGACTGGATGAATAATTATCCTAGAAAATTATTTAATTATAAATCGGCTAATGATATATTTTATGAGAACTTAAACAACTGCTTAAAATGTTGCAATCGTTTTTAG
- the mnmA gene encoding tRNA 2-thiouridine(34) synthase MnmA codes for MIYLNELGIEKGSRVIVAMSGGVDSSVTALMAQEAGLTTIGITMQMFDNKNEFWHDAKNMAEFLGIEWHLADYTEYFIPDVIGYFIREYKMGRTPNPCSKCNKVAKTKYLFDQMQKHNCQYILTGHYAKTKLIGEQYYIQKADYAEKDQSYYLSMIEPFHINLLKFPLGKMKKTQTREIAAKYNLPVAEKKDSQEACFLEDKDYREFLKPYIKNVRKGSFILNGKVIGENKGIYNYTPGQRRGLEISYKEPLYVKSIDSKTGDVYLGVKKEVFFKGVALKDCQFFPDTPYMGKYTAKLRYRMKDENCLIERLPENKANLLFDNFQFAPAAGQTAAIYDGDIIIGSGVIDYTF; via the coding sequence ATGATATATTTAAATGAATTAGGTATAGAAAAAGGAAGCAGAGTTATAGTTGCAATGTCTGGAGGTGTAGACAGCTCTGTAACAGCATTAATGGCACAAGAAGCAGGGCTGACAACTATCGGTATAACTATGCAGATGTTTGATAATAAAAATGAATTTTGGCATGATGCAAAAAATATGGCAGAATTTTTAGGTATAGAATGGCATTTAGCAGATTATACAGAATATTTTATACCAGATGTTATAGGATATTTTATTAGAGAGTATAAAATGGGCAGAACACCAAACCCATGCTCTAAATGTAACAAAGTTGCAAAAACAAAATATCTTTTTGACCAGATGCAGAAACATAACTGCCAGTATATTTTAACAGGTCATTATGCAAAAACAAAACTTATCGGAGAGCAGTATTATATACAAAAGGCAGATTATGCTGAAAAAGACCAGTCATACTATCTTTCTATGATAGAGCCATTTCATATAAATCTGCTTAAATTTCCACTTGGAAAAATGAAAAAAACACAGACAAGGGAAATAGCTGCAAAATATAACCTGCCTGTTGCAGAAAAAAAAGATTCGCAGGAAGCATGTTTTTTAGAAGATAAAGATTACAGAGAATTTTTAAAGCCATATATAAAAAATGTCCGCAAAGGCAGTTTTATATTAAATGGTAAAGTAATTGGTGAAAATAAAGGAATATACAACTATACACCGGGACAAAGGCGTGGGCTTGAAATAAGCTATAAAGAGCCTTTATATGTTAAATCTATTGACAGTAAAACTGGTGATGTATACCTTGGTGTAAAAAAAGAAGTATTTTTTAAAGGTGTGGCTTTAAAAGACTGCCAGTTTTTTCCAGATACACCATATATGGGAAAATACACAGCAAAACTCAGATACAGAATGAAAGATGAAAATTGTCTCATTGAAAGACTGCCTGAAAATAAAGCCAATCTTCTTTTTGATAACTTCCAGTTTGCACCTGCTGCAGGGCAGACGGCTGCAATATATGATGGAGATATAATTATTGGAAGCGGCGTTATAGACTATACTTTTTAA